One window of Thermodesulfobacteriota bacterium genomic DNA carries:
- the bioF gene encoding 8-amino-7-oxononanoate synthase, producing the protein MNDPLSWIEEELKNTRDKDLFRVLTELETGQSPEIEIDGKVYILLSSNSYLGLSVDPKVKKSAMEALEKYGTGSGGSRLVSGSTDLHRQLEERIAIFKKTQSAILFSTGYLANVGTISSLVGTGDLVYSDELNHASIIDGCRLSKAEIRVYKHCDVGHLKSILKADENMGNKKLIVTDTVFSMDGDLAPLPEIVEIAEKYGCMLMIDEAHATGVLGKRGSGATEHFGIEDRVPVVMGTLSKAVGSLGGYIAGSTKLIDFIRNRVRSYIFDTSLPASCLAASLTAIDIIENEPERREYLWKLIKKFKLGLEHIGLEVLPSYSAVIPVLIGEAQPALNFSVKLRENGVYTPAVRPPSVPPGKCRIRATLMAKHTDGQIEKALSAFKIAHDSMTHDS; encoded by the coding sequence ATGAATGACCCGCTTTCGTGGATTGAAGAGGAGTTAAAAAACACAAGAGACAAAGATTTGTTTCGAGTACTTACCGAGCTGGAGACTGGACAATCCCCTGAGATCGAAATAGATGGAAAGGTCTATATCCTCTTATCATCTAACAGTTATCTTGGTCTCAGCGTTGATCCTAAAGTAAAAAAATCAGCTATGGAAGCTTTAGAGAAATATGGCACCGGTTCAGGCGGATCACGTCTTGTAAGTGGAAGCACAGACTTACATAGGCAGCTTGAAGAAAGAATAGCCATATTCAAAAAAACTCAATCTGCAATTCTGTTTAGCACAGGATATCTTGCGAATGTTGGAACAATCTCTTCTCTGGTTGGAACGGGGGATCTTGTATACAGTGATGAACTAAACCATGCTTCGATAATTGACGGGTGCAGGCTTTCTAAAGCGGAAATAAGGGTTTATAAACACTGTGACGTTGGGCATCTAAAATCAATTCTTAAAGCAGATGAAAACATGGGTAATAAAAAACTGATAGTTACCGACACCGTTTTCAGTATGGACGGGGATCTTGCCCCATTGCCTGAAATAGTGGAAATTGCAGAGAAGTATGGATGCATGCTCATGATTGATGAAGCACACGCGACAGGGGTGTTGGGGAAGAGGGGGAGTGGTGCTACGGAGCATTTTGGAATAGAAGACCGGGTTCCGGTAGTCATGGGTACGCTGTCTAAGGCCGTTGGATCACTTGGTGGATACATTGCGGGAAGTACCAAATTAATAGATTTTATAAGAAATAGGGTGAGGAGTTATATTTTCGATACATCTCTACCTGCGAGCTGTCTTGCAGCGTCATTAACGGCTATAGATATAATTGAGAATGAGCCGGAGAGGAGAGAATACCTCTGGAAGCTTATAAAGAAATTCAAGCTGGGACTTGAGCATATTGGTCTAGAAGTACTTCCATCTTATTCGGCTGTAATCCCAGTTTTGATCGGTGAAGCACAACCAGCATTGAATTTTTCAGTGAAGTTAAGAGAAAATGGGGTTTATACTCCCGCTGTCCGACCTCCGTCGGTGCCACCAGGAAAATGCCGCATAAGAGCTACATTAATGGCGAAGCATACAGATGGGCAAATTGAAAAGGCCTTAAGCGCCTTTAAAATAGCTCATGATTCTATGACGCATGATTCATGA
- the lsrF gene encoding 3-hydroxy-5-phosphonooxypentane-2,4-dione thiolase encodes MDWGMANRMARIINPNTGRTVMLALDHGYFLGPTHRIEEPRKTIEPLLPYADTIMLTRGVLRTSVDPKSATNVVLRVSGGVSVIGPALSDEGLTTSIKDAIRLNVAGIGISVFIGTEHERQTLLNLAELVNIGEEYGIPVLGITAVGKELEKRDARFLSLCCRICAELGTHIVKTYYCEDFEKVTTGCPAPIVIAGGPKLETEMDVLDMTYSALQHGAVGVDMGRNIWQNDHPVAMIRAIRSIVHEGLKPKQAHEFFKEIKEEQNKKVASG; translated from the coding sequence ATGGACTGGGGTATGGCAAATCGAATGGCCAGAATCATCAACCCTAATACGGGCCGTACAGTTATGCTAGCTTTAGATCACGGTTATTTCTTAGGACCAACCCATCGGATAGAGGAGCCCAGAAAGACTATTGAGCCGTTACTGCCCTATGCGGATACGATTATGTTAACAAGGGGTGTATTAAGAACCTCGGTTGATCCTAAGTCAGCGACAAACGTCGTTTTAAGGGTATCAGGGGGGGTTAGCGTTATTGGTCCAGCTCTTTCGGATGAGGGGCTTACAACTTCAATTAAAGATGCGATACGGCTTAATGTTGCTGGAATCGGGATTTCGGTATTTATTGGGACTGAACATGAACGGCAAACGCTGCTGAATCTCGCGGAGCTAGTAAACATCGGCGAAGAGTATGGAATTCCGGTTCTGGGAATTACTGCCGTGGGCAAAGAACTCGAGAAAAGAGATGCGCGATTTCTATCACTTTGCTGTAGGATTTGTGCTGAGCTTGGTACACATATAGTCAAAACCTATTACTGCGAGGATTTTGAAAAAGTTACTACTGGCTGTCCTGCACCGATTGTAATCGCTGGTGGACCAAAATTAGAAACTGAAATGGACGTGCTCGATATGACTTACAGTGCCCTACAGCATGGAGCCGTGGGTGTCGATATGGGTAGAAACATATGGCAAAACGATCATCCAGTGGCTATGATCAGGGCTATACGTTCAATTGTTCATGAGGGTTTAAAACCAAAACAGGCCCACGAATTTTTTAAGGAAATCAAAGAAGAACAGAATAAAAAAGTCGCGAGTGGTTAA